Proteins found in one Crassostrea angulata isolate pt1a10 chromosome 3, ASM2561291v2, whole genome shotgun sequence genomic segment:
- the LOC128175693 gene encoding uncharacterized protein LOC128175693: MSFNKEKSYGGTNLLDSPSEAKRRRVVGDDMSVTSTLSSLGDSRSHSPTFSETLDDSFLSTPGNSPATTLKLKEKFRVKYGRTEFISTIEQYLLDKDIIEACQSPDDVEDVDGNKKVSLMEFRQQYRELSQWLTNVQRVAHKSLVSQMLSEKYLAQSNNLDLLNKSLTRRKSFLDYAKQLLHREPNHKQEIDERVSCLNKMWSTLEQDVSGKAMWQNTGTMITDLEMDLKTLRAWLTETDHKLFSMSSDFLKSDDELKECLDEHKILQKDIESKNRNISAVLRLSELLHNDLEESIKHEVFPLQQLALDLQQKWHEIWLESLEVQCRLENALKGGKKNELSPNTYLSGWIPTHFSEENDPGRLNLSSDDSFQTLLPRQADLVESPPYDCFLSSDNSGKDSAVVSEVEIKMSSECSDSDLDMLRRSHQRSETRDIGYSSGTSISPFAVGHTSTESDCDDIKKLIDNVENLVGEKQKSPPRQRKSESPQKKKGPISSCDASSEDSDASLEEFSTASDDAEGLYDSVLGGLEYNSDVSLPNNLPKLYNTAKLRQNGKKKKDRPWSAIQIKESDDDSVTFSRSDTAVEQLRDALDSPTGRNTLPRAGAKRKLYEAEAAYNSESGGSGSDDYATAHSEYLVSEEDENMASTASFSEPTWDNYHQVYTSLGEEEEQPLTWRPLEEDFEFDEDIPQYSATNVPLSEKKKVSRPKLVSQGSRPGYDSDSDLEDLNCFIEDSIGQLKIADHYLKKKSKEFIGTGVEINTNKYNEIIATCETNIACLKNVLQHLNEDFTEEEIDKMKDILTQWERLHAFAKERQSESSELSMMNKCLEEMEAELSSCDEGIKAFKSLRDVEHSLISTKQKLEGLPYIEHKITGLHKMCSGFQLDHPAINLLSFSQKVNKAGSQLTRTKDILTKQLSELETVFQIWSDYSEKRNTLEELLSSEFDMDLMMANMQREDATQYLNSVNENLQKYEETCGQLQILRGRLMQFADEHTKVDITNETADIQDRMLEAQRQYRTLLWSINQGSIATPEKMKTQQSDLASNSTAAATGQNRTPSRSWYRSGYVKAAGAFVMFGIAYLVDPDAIKRLGDLTVTLAPELRYVNGPPPI, from the exons ATGAGCTTCAATAAGGAAAAATCCTATGGCGGAACCAACCTCCTAGATTCACCGTCTGAGGCGAAAAGACGGCGAGTGGTGGGAGATGATATGTCTGTGACGAGTACGTTAAGTAGTCTTGGAGACAGTCGCTCGCACTCCCCTACTTTTTCGGAGACGCTGGACGACAGTTTCCTAAGCACACCTGGAAACTCTCCGGCGACAACATTGAaactaaaagaaaaatttcGAGTCAAATATGGTAGAACAGAGTTCATATCTACCATTGAACAATACCTTTTGGATAAAGATATCATTGAAGCTTGCCAG TCTCCAGATGACGTAGAGGATGTAGACGGCAACAAGAAGGTTTCACTGATGGAGTTCCGCCAACAGTACCGAGAGCTCTCCCAGTGGCTGACCAACGTCCAGAGGGTGGCCCACAAGTCACTGGTGTCCCAGATGCTCTCGGAGAAGTATTTAGCACAG AGCAACAATCTAGACCTCCTTAACAAGTCTCTGACCAGGCGCAAATCTTTCCTGGACTATGCGAAACAGCTCCTTCACCGTGAGCCAAACCATAAACaggaaatcgatgaaagggtcAGCTGCCTTAACAAGATGTGGAGCACACTGGAACAAGATGTCAGTGGCAAGGCCATGTGGCAGaacacggggaccatgattacAG ATCTTGAAATGGACTTGAAGACCCTGAGAGCCTGGCTAACAGAGACTGATCACAAGTTGTTTTCGATGTCGTCCGATTTCCTGAAGTCGGATGATGAGTTGAAAGAATGCCTGGATGAACATAAG atacTACAGAAAGACATAGAGTCAAAAAATCGTAACATCAGTGCAGTTCTTCGCTTGAGTGAACTTCTTCACAATGACCTTGAGGAGTCAATCAAGCATGAAGTTTTCCCTCTGCAACAATTGGCCCTTGATCTACAGCAGAAGTGGCATGAGATTTGGCTTGAATCTTTAGAAGTTCAATGCAGGCTGGAAAATGCCCTGAAAGGAGGCAAAAAG AATGAATTATCACCAAATACTTATTTAAGTGGCTGGATACCTACCCACTTCTCTGAGGAGAATGACCCAGGACGGCTGAATCTCTCTTCAGACGACAGTTTCCAGACTCTTCTGCCGCGTCAGGCAGACCTAGTGGAATCTCCGCCTTATGATTGCTTCCTGTCCAGTGACAACAGTGGCAAGGACAGTGCAGTGGTCAGTGAAGTGGAGATTAAAATGTCCTCAGAGTGCAGCGACTCTGACCTTGACATGCTGAGAAGGTCACATCAGAGGTCAGAGACTCGGGACATTGGATACAGCAGTGGCACTTCGATATCTCCATTTGCGGTTGGTCACACCAGTACGGAATCCGACTGTGATGATATCAAGAAGCTCATTGATAATGTGGAGAATCTAGTGGGGGAGAAACAGAAATCTCCACCCAGGCAGAGGAAATCTGAGAGCCCTCAGAAAAAGAAGGGCCCGATCAGTTCCTGTGACGCCAGTAGTGAGGACAGTGACGCCTCACTGGAGGAATTCTCGACAGCCTCAGACGATGCTGAGGGACTGTACGACAGTGTGTTGGGAGGGTTAGAGTACAACTCGGATGTATCTCTGCCCAATAACCTCCCAAAGTTATATAATACTGCCAAGCTTAGGCAGAATGGTAAGAAAAAGAAGGATCGACCATGGAGTGCGATCCAAATCAAAGAGTCAGATGATGACTCGGTGACCTTTTCAAGGTCAGACACAGCCGTGGAACAACTCAGGGATGCTCTGGACAGTCCCACTGGACGAAACACCCTGCCACGAGCTGGAGCCAAGAGAAAGCTGTATGAGGCTGAGGCAGCTTACAACTCGGAGTCAGGAGGCTCAG GATCTGATGATTATGCTACTGCCCACAGTGAATATCTTGTCTCGGAAGAAGATGAAAACATGGCTAGCACAGCCTCATTCTCAGAACCTACCTGGGATAATTACCATCAG GTATACACCTCACTGGGTGAGGAGGAGGAGCAGCCTTTGACGTGGAGACCTCTAGAGGAGGACTTTGAATTTGATGAGGACATTCCCCAGTACTCGGCCACTAATGTCCCTCTGTCCGAAAAGAAGAAAGTATCCAGACCCAAACTG GTCAGTCAGGGCAGTAGACCAGGGTATGATAGTGACTCAGACTTGGAGGACCTTAATTGTTTCATTGAGGACTCCATTGGTCAGCTAAAGATCGCCGATCACTATCTGAAAAAGAAGAGCAAGGAATTCATTGGAACAGGAGTGGAGATCAACACAAATAAATAC AATGAAATCATCGCCACCTGTGAAACAAATATTGCCTGTCTGAAGAATGTTCTACAGCATCTCAATGAGGATTTCACAGAGGAAGAGATTGACAAAATGAAAG atatccTGACACAGTGGGAGAGGCTGCATGCCTTTGCCAAGGAACGGCAGTCCGAGTCCAGCGAGTTGTCAATGATGAACAAGTGCCTGGAGGAAATGGAGGCTGAGCTCTCCAGCTGTGACGAGGGAATCAAGGCATTTAAAAGCCTGCGAGATGTTGAACATAGCCTTATCAGCACAAAG CAAAAGTTGGAGGGTCTACCCTATATTGAGCACAAAATCACAGGGCTACACAAAATGTGCAGTGGATTCCAGCTGGATCATCCAGCTATTAATTTACTGTCATTTAGTCAGAAGGTCAACAAGGCTGGCAGTCAGCTCACCAGAACCAAGGATAT ACTGACAAAGCAGTTGTCAGAGTTGGAAACAGTGTTCCAGATCTGGAGCGACTACAGTGAGAAGAGGAACACTCTTGAGGAGCTTCTGTCCTCAGAGTTTGACATGGATCTGATGATGGCAAACATGCAGAGGGAGGACGCCACACAATACCTCAAT tcTGTGAATGAAAATCTTCAGAAATATGAGGAAACGTGTGGTCAACTGCAGATACTGCGTGGGCGATTGATGCAGTTTGCGGATGAGCATACGAAGGTGGATATAACCAATGAGACGGCTGATATCCAGGACCGGATGCTGGAGGCCCAGCGGCAGTACAGGACCTTGTTATGGTCAATCAATCAGGGATCAATAGCTACACCAGAAAA GATGAAAACTCAGCAGAGTGACCTAGCGTCCAATTCCACAGCAGCAGCTACAGGTCAGAACAGAACACCGTCCAGGTCTTGGTACCGCTCAGGATACGTAAAGGCAGCGGGGGCATTCGTTATGTTCGGTATTGCCTATCTCGTGGACCCTGATGCTATCAAACGCTTGGGTGATCTCACAGTTACACTTGCACCAGAACTACGATATGTCAATGGTCCACCTcctatttaa
- the LOC128177882 gene encoding uncharacterized protein LOC128177882, producing MENISFYIWIVCFILMSPTVKNAEENLASKLRAERMHRMKCGYELKTLWTAELAHAPFAAAPLVTLVDDDQKLDIVAAPFSESFSVLNSETGKILSQTAWPALNLDNSVHASPIQFDINNNGQLDILFTTSSAELRFYTPAGHFLRNQTVQLPPAYVASDWYKSDLVVKFEDIEKYTSFSQTEDSKYLPIDPHVLATPILADLNNDFRVEELVIPVSYFYEEDDYRVKEKLKTLGGLEFSDIDKYLVAGITVLNLTTGQTIWNKLLDLTQVDATFPAYNIFSPTVIDFDVDGGQLEVIMGTSAGSLFVFNQDGSVRTGWPVSQNTIHGQITAADLAGDGVVKIITIDTSANVICYNKEGNKLWESVVSGTSSPGSRLYDVDKDGTMDIIITTDDGFIYALNGVTGTVLPDWPVSVGARMTANVLITRVSNTHTTPDMVVMADDGSIHLISMDLKCKSQIPLGETSLVQVLSHDLIKWFSGMELLVATSDGTLMCLATGQELAEFDDARDETLRSNHMLSLTSETKTANDFSFSEKKTGVYITTTNKIETEVTGETFPVEFEIIDPLYKPGKSKYFVAIYFGNRLLMQGEFPEPKTYNVQVPAGEEPSQGHVTVRLTNQYGQIFEDRFSLRFNKLIMEDLQWLLLAPFVAMIIILLVLHGFPAKDLLPYTNQSKSN from the exons ATGGAAAACATAAGCTTTTATATTTGGATTGTTTGTTTTATCCTGATGTCCCCAACCGTGAAGAATGCAGAGGAAAACCTAGCTTCAAAATTACGTGCAGAAAGAATGCACAGAATGAa ATGTGGTTATGAATTGAAGACACTTTGGACAGCTGAGCTAGCACATGCACCCTTTGCAGCTGCCCCTCTAGTGACCCTTGTTGATGATGACCAAAAACTAGATATAGTGGCTGCTCCGTTCAGCGAAAGCTTCTCAGTTCTCAATTCAGAGACCGGCAAAATACTATCACAAACAGCTTGGCCAGCACTTAATCTGGATAATTCTGTGCATGCTAGTCCTATACAG tttgATATCAATAATAATGGGCAATTAGACATCCTCTTTACAACATCTTCAGCTGAGCTAAGATTTTATACACCTGCAGGACACTTTCTACGAAATCAAACTGTACAG CTGCCTCCTGCTTATGTTgcatctgattggtacaaatcAGACCTTGTTGTGAAGTTTGAAGACATcgaaaaatatacatcattttcaCAAACCGAA GATAGCAAGTATTTGCCAATTGATCCTCATGTTTTGGCCACACCTATACTTGCTGATTTAAACAACGACTTTAGAGTAGAGGAACTGGTGATTCCTGTGTCTTATTTTTATGAAGAGGATGACTACAGGGTGAAGGAAAAGTTGAAAACACTGGGAGGACTGGAGTTTTCTGATATTGACAAGTACTTGGTGGCTGGTATCACAGTGCTGAATTTGACGACTGGACAAACCATTTGGAACAAATTATTGGACCTCACTCAG GTCGATGCAACATTTCCCGCCTACAACATTTTTTCACCCACCGTAATTGACTTTGATGTTGATGGAGGTCAGCTGGAGGTCATCATGGGTACATCTGCTGGAAGTCTCTTCGTATTTAACCAGGATGGCTCAGTAAGGACTGGCTGGCCAGTCAGTCAAAACACTATACATGGACAA ATCACAGCAGCTGACTTGGCTGGTGATGGAGTGGTGAAGATTATAACCATTGACACCAGCGCCAATGTGATTTGTTACAACAAGGAAGGAAACAAACTCTGGGAGTCTGTCGTCTCTGGCACCTCATCGCCCGGGAGTCGCCTGTATGATGTCGACAAGGATGGAACAATGGATATTATTATTACTACTGATGATGG ATTCATCTATGCTTTGAATGGAGTAACTGGCACAGTACTACCAGACTGGCCAGTGTCTGTGGGGGCAAGGATGACGGCAAATGTACTCATCACAAGGGTCTCCAACACCCACACTACCCCAGACATG gTTGTAATGGCAGATGATGGATCTATTCATCTGATATCGATGGATCTGAAATGCAAATCACAGATTCCTCTTGGAGAAACCTCATTGGTCCAGGTCTTATCACATGACCTGATCAAATGGTTTTCTGGAATGGAGCTGTTGGTTGCTACTAGTGATGGAACACTAATGTGCTTGGCAACTGGACAAGAACTAGCGGAATTTGATGATGCCAGGGATGAAACTCTTAGAAGCAACCATATGTTGTCTTTGACTTCTGAAACAAAGACTGCAAATGACTTTTCCTTCTCAGAGAAAAAG aCAGGTGTTTATATCACCACTACCAACAAAATTGAAACAGAGGTCACAGGAGAAACATTTCCTGTGGAATTTGAAATCATTGACCCCTTGTACAAGCCCGGTAAATCCAAGTACTTTGTGGCT atatattttgGAAATAGATTGCTGATGCAAGGAGAATTTCCTGAACCAAAGACTTATAATGTACAAGTCCCTGCTGGGGAGGAGCCAAGTCAAGGTCATGTGACTGTGAGATTGACCAATCAGTATGGACAAATTTTTGaagacagattttcattaag ATTTAATAAATTGATCATGGAGGATCTACAATGGCTTCTGTTAGCCCCCTTCGTTGCCATGATTATTATTCTGTTGGTTCTTCATGGGTTTCCTGCCAAAGACTTGCTACCCTACACGAACCAGTCCAAAAGTAACTGA
- the LOC128177883 gene encoding F-box only protein 6-like — protein MEENGPPKTADRTNINIQDLPEELRIRIFSILPLKDIFSVCLVCKKWNSLANSESLWKIKCNSLPANVEWESLNDDEKGCRWKEIYKRNFWRTFHPDMFRNPAAYDDLPQGMLSNMDVDSVADVLQLSKRSS, from the exons ATGGAAGAAAATGGACCTCCAAAAACAGCCGACAGAACAAACATTAATATACAGGATCTCCCAGAAGAACTAAGGATCAGAATATTTTCGATTTTACCATTGAAGGACATTTTTTCCGTCTGCCTGGTCTGCAAGAAGTGGAATTCCTTGGCTAATAGTGAATCATTGTGGAAGATAAAATGTAACAGTCTTCCAGCAAACGTGGAATGGGAAAGTTTGAACGACGATGAAAAGGGCTGTAGATGGAAG GAAATATATAAACGAAACTTCTGGCGAACATTTCATCCAGATATGTTCAGAAATCCAGCAGCATATGATGATCTTCCGCAAGGAATGTTAAGTAACATGGATGTGGACTCGGTGGCTGATGTACTCCAACTATCGAAACGATCATCATAA